In a single window of the Streptomyces sp. NBC_00353 genome:
- a CDS encoding WxL protein peptidoglycan domain-containing protein, which yields MHPPVPRRKNTASALVRTATLALLMALAIVGLRVDPALADNGDVTWTVRTAANGYGDDRSSFSYGVNPGGNAEDAMVVANHSKSTLELAVYAADGFTTGTGQLDLLTKDKKSVGIGAWVHADRDSVVIKPGKSAKIPFTVAVPDNATPGDYVGGILTSLRQSDEAEGINVDRRLGIRVKLRVSGELKPKLAIEDLHVGYAGSINPFAKGDATVTYTIHNTGNAILSAKQAVSVSGPFGWLRSAAGDIAPPPELLPGESWKVKAPVHGVAPGVSLAATATLTPLLTDASGSTSSLKPVQATAHGWAVPWTLLLLVVVLIAAVAGALVVRRRNRVRRKAREDARVRDAVEQALRDR from the coding sequence ATGCACCCGCCCGTCCCGCGCCGGAAGAACACCGCCAGCGCACTCGTTCGTACCGCCACCCTGGCCCTGCTCATGGCCCTCGCGATCGTCGGCCTGCGGGTCGATCCCGCTCTGGCAGACAACGGCGACGTCACCTGGACGGTCAGAACGGCCGCGAACGGGTACGGCGACGACCGCTCCAGCTTCAGCTACGGCGTCAACCCCGGCGGCAACGCCGAGGACGCCATGGTCGTCGCCAACCACAGCAAGTCCACGCTCGAACTCGCTGTCTACGCCGCCGACGGCTTTACGACCGGCACGGGCCAGCTCGATCTGCTCACCAAGGACAAGAAGTCCGTCGGCATCGGAGCCTGGGTCCACGCCGACCGCGACAGCGTCGTGATCAAGCCCGGCAAGTCCGCCAAGATTCCCTTCACGGTCGCCGTTCCGGACAACGCCACGCCAGGCGATTACGTGGGTGGCATCCTCACCTCTCTGCGGCAGTCCGACGAAGCCGAGGGCATCAACGTGGACCGGCGCCTCGGCATCCGGGTCAAACTGCGGGTCAGCGGCGAGCTCAAACCGAAGCTCGCGATCGAGGACCTCCACGTGGGCTACGCCGGGTCGATCAACCCGTTCGCCAAGGGCGACGCCACCGTCACGTACACGATCCACAACACCGGCAACGCCATCCTGTCGGCAAAGCAGGCGGTATCGGTCTCCGGCCCGTTCGGGTGGCTGCGGTCCGCAGCGGGCGACATCGCCCCGCCGCCGGAGCTGCTCCCCGGTGAGAGCTGGAAGGTGAAGGCGCCCGTTCACGGCGTGGCGCCCGGAGTCAGCCTCGCCGCGACCGCGACCCTGACACCTCTGCTCACCGACGCGTCGGGCTCCACCAGTTCGCTCAAGCCGGTCCAGGCCACCGCGCACGGCTGGGCCGTCCCGTGGACGCTGTTGCTGTTGGTCGTCGTGCTGATCGCAGCAGTCGCCGGGGCACTCGTTGTCCGGCGCCGAAACCGCGTACGGCGCAAGGCGCGTGAGGACGCCCGCGTACGGGACGCGGTCGAGCAGGCGCTCCGCGACCGGTAG
- a CDS encoding metallophosphoesterase family protein — MKSSTKRQAPGSVRRRAATGATAAFLGLAVALGSGTASPAAAAESATLTGVILGVGANETQRTVTWYSSADTAQKLQVAPTTALVNGEFPADAANFDATGAANIATSGGFNRHATITGLKEHTAYSYRVGTEGNWSSTYSFKTQDFEGDYDFLFFGDPQIGSSGNLGQDQAGWQDTVDVSLAANPNAELLLSGGDQVESANTESQWNSFLAPDKLRQYPWAPTIGNHDVGGKAYEQHFTTPNTDRSAPLYSNGNPASNTSGGDYWYIYKDVLFINLNSNSYATSQGGGGDAAHIKYVTDVINQHGAEAKWKVLTYHHAIYSPASHAKDNDNKVRRVDFSGAFSKLGVDLVLQGHDHSYSRSYEIKNGQKANPDEKPGAADLYPGPGGVIYVTANSASGSKYYDITKPDSSGTSGAGNGADPQNPSNYWYNSVQNQEHVRTYVKVEVRSDKLVVEDIRSGTCAAPNSEVEQGMSCTNTDAGQPVGSTVDKFKVHPNHGTGQDLQVNVPNPAPGEFGWTIDGYNGLVDLGTAQERNGDHFEASGKINPITVSDSRRSLAPWSISANVGDFKDGDKTFSGSYLGWSPYVLDQGAGAASGESVASGYDDNGTGLSVSRGLAHADQGHARGGAKLGADLGLKIPDSVTKGGYRATLTITALSS, encoded by the coding sequence ATGAAATCGAGCACCAAGAGACAGGCTCCCGGGTCTGTACGGCGCCGCGCGGCCACTGGGGCCACAGCGGCATTCCTGGGCTTGGCCGTAGCCCTCGGCAGCGGCACGGCGTCCCCCGCCGCCGCCGCCGAATCCGCCACGCTCACCGGCGTCATACTCGGCGTGGGCGCCAACGAGACCCAGCGCACCGTGACCTGGTACTCCTCGGCCGACACCGCGCAGAAGCTCCAGGTCGCCCCGACCACCGCGCTCGTCAACGGCGAGTTCCCGGCGGACGCTGCCAACTTCGACGCCACCGGCGCGGCGAACATCGCGACCAGCGGCGGCTTCAACCGCCACGCGACGATCACGGGCCTGAAGGAGCACACGGCGTACTCCTACCGCGTCGGCACCGAGGGCAACTGGTCCTCGACGTACTCCTTCAAGACGCAGGACTTCGAGGGCGACTACGACTTCCTGTTCTTCGGCGACCCGCAGATCGGCTCGTCCGGCAACCTGGGGCAGGACCAGGCCGGTTGGCAGGACACCGTGGACGTCTCGCTGGCGGCCAACCCCAACGCCGAACTGCTGCTGTCGGGCGGTGACCAGGTCGAGTCCGCGAACACCGAGTCCCAGTGGAACTCCTTCCTGGCCCCCGACAAGCTCCGCCAGTACCCGTGGGCTCCCACCATCGGTAACCACGACGTCGGCGGCAAGGCGTACGAGCAGCACTTCACCACCCCGAACACGGACCGCTCGGCCCCGCTGTACTCCAACGGCAACCCGGCGTCCAACACGTCCGGCGGTGACTACTGGTACATCTACAAGGATGTGCTGTTCATCAACCTCAACAGCAACAGCTACGCCACCTCCCAGGGCGGCGGCGGTGACGCGGCGCACATCAAGTACGTGACCGACGTCATCAACCAGCACGGCGCCGAGGCCAAGTGGAAGGTGCTCACCTACCACCACGCGATCTACTCGCCGGCCTCCCATGCCAAGGACAACGACAACAAGGTCCGCCGCGTCGACTTCTCGGGCGCGTTCTCCAAGCTCGGTGTCGACCTGGTCCTCCAGGGCCACGACCACAGCTACTCGCGCAGCTACGAGATCAAGAACGGCCAGAAGGCGAACCCGGACGAGAAGCCCGGCGCCGCTGACCTGTACCCCGGTCCCGGTGGCGTCATCTACGTGACCGCGAACTCCGCTTCGGGCTCGAAGTACTACGACATCACGAAGCCGGACAGCAGCGGCACCAGCGGTGCCGGCAACGGTGCCGACCCGCAGAACCCGAGCAACTACTGGTACAACTCGGTCCAGAACCAGGAGCACGTCCGCACCTACGTCAAGGTCGAGGTGCGCAGCGACAAGCTCGTCGTCGAGGACATTCGCAGCGGCACCTGCGCGGCCCCGAACTCCGAGGTCGAGCAGGGCATGTCGTGCACCAACACCGACGCCGGCCAGCCTGTCGGCTCGACCGTCGACAAGTTCAAGGTGCACCCGAACCACGGCACCGGCCAGGACCTCCAGGTCAACGTGCCGAACCCGGCCCCGGGCGAGTTCGGTTGGACGATCGACGGCTACAACGGCCTGGTGGACCTCGGCACCGCGCAGGAGCGCAACGGTGACCACTTCGAGGCCTCCGGCAAGATCAACCCGATCACCGTGTCGGACAGCCGCCGTTCGCTCGCCCCGTGGTCGATCTCGGCCAACGTGGGCGACTTCAAGGACGGCGACAAGACGTTCTCCGGCTCGTACCTCGGCTGGAGCCCGTACGTCCTCGACCAGGGCGCCGGCGCCGCCAGCGGCGAATCGGTGGCCTCCGGCTACGACGACAACGGCACGGGCCTTTCCGTCTCGCGCGGCCTCGCTCACGCCGACCAGGGTCACGCCCGTGGTGGGGCCAAGCTCGGCGCCGACCTGGGTCTGAAGATCCCGGACAGCGTTACCAAGGGTGGCTACCGCGCCACTCTGACGATCACCGCACTGAGCAGCTGA
- a CDS encoding HupE/UreJ family protein, with the protein MSQRVRRTVVGITAAVIAFLSAAQPASAHGFTSTAYVDVAEGNEGHIRTKLGLEYDLFVVSAADYEDDDPLFETGNAAFETGDSKEQAAALNAHAESAVRYVTERFSVTSDGRACLPTRVGDFTIGRHEGVPYAGLLLDWACSERGDDLEVRSGLFPDAETYVKGTKTIVTYELDGRSGSAALDAGHPSFSIGQAWYERFWEFFRLGAEHLLTGIDHILFLLALIAGSRRLREIVLVATSFTLAHSVTFMLAALGLVDAPAGIVEPVIALSIAVVAGWHLWRLWRRRGHASDLETAGRGHFSLDRAGWTRLGVVFCFGLVHGLGFAGALGIDEAWSWTLLWSLLVFNVGIETVQLAIIAALFPLLIVLRHRAPTAGLWATGVVSAGVSAMGLVWFVQRTFGI; encoded by the coding sequence ATGTCACAACGAGTCCGCCGCACCGTCGTCGGGATCACCGCGGCCGTGATCGCTTTCCTGAGCGCCGCACAGCCGGCGTCCGCCCACGGGTTCACGTCGACCGCGTATGTCGACGTCGCCGAGGGCAACGAGGGTCATATACGGACGAAACTAGGGCTCGAATACGACCTCTTCGTCGTATCCGCCGCCGACTACGAGGACGACGACCCCCTCTTCGAGACGGGAAACGCCGCGTTCGAAACAGGTGACAGCAAGGAACAGGCCGCGGCCCTCAACGCCCATGCGGAGTCGGCCGTCAGATACGTGACCGAGCGCTTCTCGGTCACCTCGGACGGCAGGGCGTGCCTACCGACACGGGTCGGCGACTTCACGATCGGCCGGCATGAAGGGGTGCCGTACGCCGGTCTGCTGCTCGACTGGGCGTGTTCCGAGCGGGGCGACGACCTCGAGGTGCGCAGCGGGCTGTTCCCCGACGCCGAGACGTACGTCAAGGGCACCAAGACGATCGTCACCTACGAGCTCGACGGCCGCTCCGGCAGTGCCGCACTCGACGCCGGTCACCCGTCCTTCTCGATCGGTCAGGCCTGGTACGAACGGTTCTGGGAGTTCTTCCGCCTGGGCGCCGAGCACCTGCTGACCGGGATCGACCACATCCTGTTCCTGCTGGCACTCATCGCCGGGTCACGGCGCCTGCGCGAGATCGTGCTCGTGGCAACGAGTTTCACCCTGGCGCACTCGGTGACCTTCATGCTCGCCGCGCTCGGTCTGGTCGACGCGCCCGCCGGCATCGTGGAGCCCGTCATCGCGCTGTCGATCGCCGTGGTCGCCGGCTGGCACCTGTGGCGGCTCTGGCGGCGCCGCGGCCACGCGTCCGACCTCGAGACAGCAGGACGCGGCCACTTCAGCCTGGACCGTGCGGGCTGGACCCGCCTCGGGGTCGTGTTCTGCTTCGGCCTCGTGCACGGCCTGGGCTTCGCGGGCGCGCTGGGAATCGACGAGGCGTGGTCATGGACCCTGCTGTGGTCCCTGCTGGTGTTCAACGTCGGCATCGAGACCGTGCAGTTGGCCATCATCGCCGCCCTCTTCCCGCTGCTGATCGTGCTGCGCCACCGGGCGCCGACGGCCGGCCTCTGGGCGACCGGTGTGGTCTCCGCCGGCGTGTCAGCCATGGGGTTGGTGTGGTTCGTGCAACGGACGTTCGGAATCTGA
- a CDS encoding SpoIIE family protein phosphatase produces MGPSTALVVVDGAGVVRGWSAGAAKLLGHSSPEVLGRPLSEVFSPAEGATYQAGAPDLAARLGAQQGWKGRQTVRHRDGRRLELQIGILPIQDSGDCSMRLILAADTTRTWWWSAGRSLLEGITVTAPVGVAMVDTELRLTWVNDAMERQCGIPRERFLGRRLGEILPDLDVEHTEAEIRQVLETGRPSTGREYFGHVLSEPGQIAYSTSCFRVENEDGRPLGACYIVLSTTDHYRARQKLTLLNEAHKRLGSTLDVPRTAQELADAAVPGLADHVTVDLLDSVLRGEEPPSGPADAITAASLRCVGHRSAREGAPPPIPPGEHSDYPPLSATARALISGSSTLIPELDPTDPDWTADDPARGAYLRDLGIHSLMIVPIRARGTTLGAATVGRRQPRVPFEHDDLVLAEELVGHAAVCIDNARRYTHEHAAALTLQRSLLPQDLPEQNAVDAAYRYLPADTAAGVGGDWFDVIPLSGARVALVVGDVVGHGIHAAATMGRLRAAVQTLADIDLTPDEVLAHLDDMVSRIAEETDDESGVTGATCLYAVYDPVGRHYTLARAGHPAPALVSPDGAARLVDLPSGPPLGLGGLPFESIRMDVPEGSILALYTDGLIQSHSLDADQGLRQLLDVLAVPQTPLEDLCDAAVASISANRPGDDAALLLARTHTLGEDHVVSWDIAKDPAAVAPARAKAARQLAVWGLEELTFTTELVVSELVTNAIRYASGPIRLRLIRDRTLICEVSDGSSTSPHLRHARTTDEGGRGLFLIARFAQRWGARYAGDGKTIWSEQSLRPAGLEHDLLKAFGDLSDLEDSGPLSRLGSRG; encoded by the coding sequence TTGGGTCCATCGACCGCCCTGGTTGTGGTCGACGGCGCAGGGGTGGTGCGGGGGTGGAGCGCGGGGGCTGCGAAACTTCTCGGCCACTCGAGCCCGGAGGTGCTGGGCAGGCCGCTGTCAGAGGTCTTCTCCCCGGCGGAAGGGGCGACGTATCAGGCGGGCGCCCCTGACCTCGCCGCGCGGCTCGGGGCGCAGCAGGGCTGGAAAGGCCGGCAGACCGTGCGTCACCGGGACGGCCGCCGTCTCGAGCTGCAGATCGGGATCCTGCCCATCCAGGACTCCGGCGATTGTTCGATGCGACTGATTCTCGCCGCCGACACGACTCGGACCTGGTGGTGGAGCGCCGGCCGCTCCCTGCTGGAAGGGATCACCGTCACCGCTCCGGTGGGCGTGGCCATGGTCGACACCGAGCTGCGGCTCACCTGGGTGAACGATGCCATGGAGCGCCAGTGCGGCATCCCCCGCGAGCGCTTTCTGGGGCGGCGCCTGGGAGAGATCCTGCCCGACCTGGATGTGGAGCACACCGAAGCGGAGATACGCCAGGTGCTGGAGACCGGCCGCCCTTCGACGGGCCGTGAGTACTTCGGACACGTTCTGTCGGAGCCGGGTCAGATCGCCTATTCCACCTCGTGCTTCCGCGTGGAGAACGAGGACGGACGACCGCTGGGCGCGTGCTACATCGTCCTTTCCACCACCGACCACTACCGCGCCCGGCAGAAGCTGACACTGCTGAACGAGGCCCACAAGCGCTTGGGCAGCACGCTGGACGTCCCCCGCACGGCCCAGGAACTGGCCGACGCGGCCGTCCCCGGGCTCGCCGACCACGTCACCGTCGATCTCCTCGACTCGGTACTGCGCGGTGAAGAGCCCCCATCCGGCCCGGCCGACGCCATCACTGCGGCCTCCCTCCGCTGCGTCGGACACCGCTCCGCCCGCGAGGGTGCCCCGCCGCCCATCCCGCCGGGTGAACACTCCGACTACCCTCCGCTGTCGGCCACGGCACGCGCGCTCATCAGCGGCTCCTCCACGCTGATCCCCGAGTTGGACCCCACCGATCCCGACTGGACCGCCGACGACCCGGCCCGTGGCGCGTACCTGCGCGACCTCGGTATCCACTCACTGATGATCGTCCCCATCCGCGCACGCGGCACCACCTTGGGAGCGGCCACCGTCGGCCGCCGGCAGCCCAGAGTGCCGTTCGAGCACGACGACCTGGTCCTCGCAGAGGAGCTGGTCGGACATGCCGCCGTCTGCATAGACAACGCCCGCCGCTACACCCACGAGCACGCCGCCGCACTAACCCTCCAGCGCAGCCTGCTCCCCCAGGACCTGCCCGAACAGAACGCAGTCGATGCCGCCTACCGCTACCTGCCCGCCGACACGGCAGCCGGCGTGGGCGGCGACTGGTTCGACGTCATCCCGCTCTCCGGAGCCCGCGTCGCCCTGGTCGTCGGGGACGTGGTCGGACACGGCATCCACGCCGCCGCCACCATGGGACGGCTCCGCGCCGCCGTACAGACCCTCGCCGACATCGACCTCACCCCCGACGAGGTGCTGGCCCACCTGGACGACATGGTCAGCCGGATCGCCGAGGAAACCGACGACGAATCCGGCGTGACCGGGGCGACCTGCCTGTACGCCGTCTACGACCCGGTCGGCCGCCACTACACCCTTGCCCGCGCAGGCCACCCGGCACCGGCGCTCGTCTCTCCCGACGGTGCCGCCCGGCTGGTGGATCTCCCCAGCGGCCCGCCCCTCGGCCTCGGCGGTCTGCCCTTCGAATCCATTCGGATGGACGTCCCCGAGGGCAGCATCCTGGCTCTCTACACCGACGGCCTGATCCAGAGCCACTCCCTCGACGCCGACCAGGGACTCCGGCAGCTGCTCGACGTCCTGGCCGTCCCGCAGACCCCGCTGGAGGACCTCTGCGACGCCGCCGTCGCAAGCATTTCGGCCAACCGGCCGGGAGACGATGCGGCACTGCTGCTGGCCCGCACCCACACCCTGGGCGAGGATCACGTCGTCTCGTGGGACATCGCCAAGGATCCGGCGGCCGTCGCACCGGCCCGTGCCAAAGCGGCCCGGCAACTCGCGGTGTGGGGGCTCGAGGAGCTCACCTTCACCACCGAGCTGGTAGTCAGCGAACTCGTCACCAACGCCATCCGCTACGCCTCGGGCCCCATCCGGCTACGGCTCATCCGTGACCGTACGCTCATCTGCGAGGTCTCCGACGGCAGCAGCACCTCCCCCCATCTGCGCCACGCCCGGACAACCGACGAGGGCGGCCGCGGTCTTTTTCTGATCGCCCGATTTGCCCAGCGCTGGGGCGCCCGATACGCCGGTGACGGCAAGACCATCTGGTCTGAACAATCCCTCCGACCCGCCGGACTCGAGCACGACTTGCTGAAAGCCTTCGGAGATCTCAGCGACCTCGAGGACAGCGGCCCCCTGAGCCGATTGGGCAGCCGTGGCTGA
- a CDS encoding enoyl-CoA hydratase/isomerase family protein has protein sequence MNNEDPVLLHTESRIRHITLNRPRAINALTHTMVLRIDEALAAAERDDSVTAVLLSGAGERGLCAGGDIRAIYEDARAGGSTSVDFWRDEYRLNARIARFPKPYVALMDGIVMGGGVGVSAHGSVRIVTERSRVAMPETGIGFVPDVGGTHLLASAPGELGTHLALTGDAVGAGDALLCGLADHFVPSEHLVDLTRDLAGSTTPAEVVATVRRYATAPPVGELSAHRDWIDDCYAAVSVEEIVERLQNSGVPAAKETAETILTKSPTALKVTLASVRRARRLGSLEAVLDQEFRVSCAAFTRPDLVEGVRAQIIDKDRNPQWSPARLAQVSSADVAGFFEPLGARELGLAPHVSSP, from the coding sequence ATGAACAACGAAGACCCCGTCCTGCTGCACACCGAGAGCCGCATCCGGCACATCACGCTCAACCGGCCCCGGGCGATCAACGCGCTGACCCACACCATGGTGCTCCGCATCGACGAAGCCCTCGCCGCGGCGGAACGCGACGACTCGGTCACCGCGGTACTGCTCAGTGGGGCAGGGGAGCGCGGTCTGTGCGCCGGGGGCGATATCCGCGCCATCTACGAGGACGCCCGAGCGGGCGGCAGCACATCGGTGGACTTCTGGCGCGACGAGTACCGGCTCAACGCCCGTATCGCCCGCTTCCCCAAGCCGTACGTCGCACTCATGGATGGCATCGTGATGGGCGGCGGCGTCGGGGTATCGGCCCACGGCAGCGTCCGTATCGTCACGGAACGCTCACGCGTCGCCATGCCGGAGACCGGCATCGGCTTTGTACCCGACGTCGGTGGAACCCACCTCCTCGCGTCCGCACCCGGTGAGCTCGGAACCCACCTGGCGCTCACCGGGGACGCGGTCGGCGCCGGCGATGCGCTGCTGTGCGGCCTTGCCGACCACTTCGTCCCGTCCGAGCACCTGGTGGACCTCACCCGGGATCTCGCCGGGAGCACGACGCCTGCCGAGGTCGTGGCGACTGTGCGGCGATACGCCACGGCTCCGCCCGTCGGTGAACTGTCCGCCCACCGCGACTGGATCGACGACTGCTACGCGGCTGTCTCGGTCGAAGAAATCGTCGAGCGGCTCCAGAACAGCGGCGTACCCGCCGCGAAGGAGACCGCCGAAACGATTCTCACCAAGTCGCCCACCGCACTCAAGGTGACCCTCGCCTCGGTACGCCGCGCACGGCGCCTCGGTAGCCTGGAGGCGGTGCTCGACCAGGAATTCCGCGTCTCCTGCGCCGCCTTCACCAGGCCCGATCTGGTGGAGGGCGTGCGCGCCCAGATCATCGACAAGGACCGCAACCCGCAGTGGAGCCCGGCCCGGCTCGCCCAGGTCAGCTCGGCGGACGTGGCGGGCTTCTTCGAGCCGCTGGGCGCCCGCGAACTCGGCCTCGCCCCGCATGTGAGCTCTCCGTGA
- a CDS encoding SpoIIE family protein phosphatase: MTDNDRTPDADDSPRVQLDRCHNGETGTAQRLALNRTGSFEWDLDARTLDIDMAGLLVFGVDPDTFTPRPGALLERLEPVERTRLELAADEAINGSRSSYSIHFQVPLDDGTHQWTHIQARVLRSDDGRAHRVIGVVRDATAEITHSAFVLDLEKRRQRQTSIVERTTSAMARAVTVDDVTAALTGPGGLARLGADGLALALVENNVLNVIALSGDAPEAISEVAARNLDPRFPLADTILRGRPRFATSVGALTRRYPALEPYVDQLKFRAAAYLPLVAQARTLGGLALFYHERTAFNADERNLCLGLAAIVSQSLQRATLFDEEREFATGLQSAMLPRQIQEIKGGEIAVRYHAAWSGRQVGGDWYDVIPLPKNRFGIVVGDVEGHDTHAAAIMGQLRIALRAYAAEGHPPATVLARASRFLDELDTDRFATCTYAQVDLASGTVRMVRAGHFGPLIRHTDGRIGLPQVRGGLPLGISTAFEDEEFPETRLDLVPGETLVLYTDGLVEEPGADIDAGVRALVHEVRAGPTRAQPLADHLSDRLWERWGAGDDVALLVLRRSPDPGSPRAPRLHQYIHQADPEGLSEARAMVRQALDDWNLGEFADDAELITGELLVNVLLHTDGGAVLTLEVLPKPVRRVRLSVQDRSSAWPRRRTPGETATSGRGLLLLDAIAIRWGVESRGEGKAVWCEIGPSAPSAAAARIRKSTRSAEPGAHVKPPDPAESADPSEGPS, translated from the coding sequence ATGACCGACAATGACCGGACGCCAGACGCCGACGATTCCCCCCGCGTGCAGCTCGACCGGTGCCACAACGGCGAGACCGGGACGGCGCAGCGGCTTGCGCTGAATCGCACGGGCAGCTTCGAGTGGGACCTGGACGCGCGGACGCTGGACATCGACATGGCCGGCCTGCTGGTCTTCGGGGTGGACCCGGACACCTTCACCCCCCGCCCGGGGGCCCTGCTCGAGCGGCTCGAACCGGTGGAGCGGACCCGGCTGGAACTCGCGGCCGACGAGGCCATCAACGGCAGTCGCAGCTCGTACAGCATCCACTTTCAAGTCCCGCTCGACGACGGCACGCACCAGTGGACCCATATCCAGGCGCGCGTCCTGCGCAGCGACGACGGACGGGCGCACCGGGTCATCGGAGTCGTACGGGATGCGACGGCGGAGATCACCCATTCGGCCTTCGTGCTTGACCTGGAGAAACGCCGCCAGCGTCAGACCAGCATCGTTGAGCGCACAACAAGTGCAATGGCGCGCGCGGTGACCGTGGACGATGTGACCGCCGCGCTCACCGGCCCGGGCGGGCTCGCCAGGCTGGGCGCCGACGGGCTCGCCCTCGCGCTGGTCGAGAACAACGTGCTCAACGTCATCGCGCTGAGCGGCGACGCTCCGGAGGCGATATCCGAGGTAGCGGCCAGGAATCTCGACCCTCGATTCCCCCTGGCCGACACCATCCTCCGTGGCCGGCCAAGGTTCGCGACCTCGGTCGGCGCACTCACCCGGCGCTACCCGGCGCTGGAGCCGTACGTGGACCAGTTGAAATTCCGCGCCGCAGCGTATCTACCACTGGTCGCACAGGCGCGCACGTTGGGCGGGCTTGCGCTCTTCTACCACGAGCGCACGGCCTTCAACGCCGACGAGCGCAATCTGTGTCTGGGGCTCGCGGCCATCGTGTCCCAGTCGCTGCAACGCGCGACCCTCTTCGACGAGGAGCGCGAATTCGCCACGGGGCTGCAGTCGGCGATGCTCCCCCGGCAGATCCAGGAGATCAAGGGTGGCGAAATCGCCGTGCGCTACCACGCTGCGTGGAGCGGGCGGCAGGTCGGTGGCGACTGGTACGACGTGATCCCCCTGCCGAAGAACCGGTTCGGCATCGTGGTGGGCGATGTCGAGGGCCACGACACCCACGCGGCCGCCATCATGGGTCAGCTGCGGATCGCCCTGCGCGCGTACGCCGCCGAGGGGCACCCGCCGGCCACCGTACTGGCCCGGGCCTCGCGGTTCCTCGACGAACTGGACACGGATCGCTTCGCCACGTGTACGTACGCGCAGGTCGATCTCGCCTCGGGGACCGTGCGCATGGTCCGCGCCGGGCACTTCGGTCCGCTGATCCGGCATACGGACGGCCGGATCGGCCTTCCACAGGTACGGGGCGGGCTGCCGCTGGGGATCTCCACCGCCTTCGAGGACGAGGAGTTCCCGGAGACCCGTCTCGACCTGGTGCCCGGCGAAACGCTCGTCCTGTACACCGATGGCCTCGTGGAGGAGCCGGGAGCCGATATCGACGCGGGTGTCCGTGCACTGGTCCACGAGGTGCGCGCCGGTCCCACGCGCGCGCAGCCGCTGGCCGACCATCTGTCGGACCGGCTCTGGGAGCGCTGGGGCGCGGGGGACGATGTCGCGCTACTGGTGCTGCGGCGCAGTCCGGATCCGGGGTCGCCGCGAGCGCCGCGGTTGCACCAGTACATCCACCAGGCGGATCCCGAGGGGCTGTCCGAAGCCCGGGCGATGGTGCGCCAGGCCCTGGACGACTGGAACCTGGGCGAATTCGCCGACGACGCCGAACTGATCACCGGTGAGCTACTGGTGAATGTGCTGCTGCACACGGACGGCGGAGCGGTGCTCACGCTGGAGGTCCTTCCGAAACCCGTCCGGCGGGTGCGGCTGTCGGTGCAGGACCGTTCCAGTGCCTGGCCGAGGCGGCGAACTCCCGGCGAAACGGCGACATCGGGGCGCGGCCTGTTGCTCCTCGATGCCATCGCCATCCGATGGGGTGTCGAGTCGCGCGGCGAAGGAAAGGCCGTCTGGTGCGAGATCGGACCATCGGCACCATCCGCCGCCGCTGCCCGGATCCGGAAGTCGACCCGGTCTGCGGAACCTGGGGCGCACGTGAAGCCGCCCGACCCTGCGGAGTCCGCGGACCCTTCTGAAGGCCCGAGTTGA
- a CDS encoding LAETG motif-containing sortase-dependent surface protein, with protein sequence MTIPRRSWRAAGTYAAVAVAGLTGAVLCAGPAAAHTPTWAVTCTDVSLDLTAYNGGVTNQVTVTVDGKDLLPTETFGKEFHKKLALPQHDKELTVHLVVKAGDGDRFSKDETKTAPVCADNTPKPTPTESESKPAEKPTTEAPTPSATPSESSPETAPAAASPSPSSPDLAETGSSSATPVIGGAAVAVLLAGGGIMWSVRKRRTAQH encoded by the coding sequence ATGACCATACCCAGGAGATCGTGGCGCGCCGCGGGGACATACGCGGCCGTTGCGGTTGCCGGCCTGACCGGCGCGGTCCTCTGCGCCGGACCGGCCGCAGCTCACACCCCCACCTGGGCCGTGACCTGTACTGATGTGAGCCTTGACCTGACCGCCTACAACGGTGGCGTCACCAACCAGGTGACCGTCACCGTCGACGGAAAGGACCTCCTGCCCACCGAGACGTTCGGCAAGGAGTTCCACAAGAAGCTCGCGCTGCCTCAGCACGACAAGGAACTGACGGTCCACCTGGTCGTCAAGGCCGGTGACGGCGACCGGTTCTCGAAGGACGAGACCAAGACGGCGCCGGTGTGTGCGGACAACACCCCGAAGCCCACGCCGACGGAGTCCGAGTCGAAGCCGGCCGAGAAGCCGACCACGGAGGCGCCCACCCCGAGCGCCACCCCGAGCGAGAGCTCCCCGGAGACCGCGCCCGCCGCGGCTTCGCCGAGCCCCAGCTCGCCCGACCTGGCCGAGACGGGTTCGTCGTCGGCCACCCCTGTCATCGGTGGTGCGGCTGTCGCCGTGCTGCTGGCCGGTGGCGGCATCATGTGGTCCGTGCGCAAGCGTCGCACCGCACAGCACTGA